One window from the genome of Asterias amurensis chromosome 12, ASM3211899v1 encodes:
- the LOC139945426 gene encoding uncharacterized protein, whose protein sequence is MGYHLRAPFPAADSFIRRRGFKTSANVIHLVEVSIVIIPGTEMELKSHFKVQHIQLLGRKKTMGKGFCFDIPAIYLLMEKIEYAQYWAKLLSGHLSRFIIIIQLLGSKKTTGKGFCFDIPAIYLLIEKIEVHFDKDQFEPRPKD, encoded by the exons ATGGGTTATCACTTGCGGGCGCCTTTTCCCGCCGCCGATAGCTTCATTCGACGGCGGGGTTTCAAGACAAGTGCGAACGTCATACATCTTGTGGAG GTTTCAATTGTCATAATTCCGGGTACTGAAATGGAACTaaa GTCACATTTCAAGGTTCAACATATCCAGTTACTAGGAAGAAAGAAGACAATGGGAAAAGGATTCTGTTTTGACATTCCTGCTATTTATCTGCTCATGGAGAAAATAGAG TATGCACAGTATTGGGCTAA gttactttCAGGTCACTTGTCAaggttcatcatcatcatccagtTACTAGGAAGTAAGAAGACAACGGGAAAAGGATTCTGTTTTGACATTCCTGCTATTTATTTGctcatagagaaaatagag GTGCACTTTGACAAGGATCAATTTGAACCTCGACCAAAAGACTGA